A segment of the Bombus huntii isolate Logan2020A chromosome 14, iyBomHunt1.1, whole genome shotgun sequence genome:
TGGACTGTAATATCGAAGCGAAAGGTGTTACTCCGATTCCCGTTGCGATTAAAACCGCATGTTGGGCCTGAAATATGTGACTCGAAGGAGCTCCGTATGGTCCATCCAGAAAAATCTGAATACATAATGatttaattactaattaaattacaagTTTCCATATGTCACACcaattactttattattacataattgCCTTTATTACCTACGTATATACATAACCCTTTTTACTAAAGGGTCTTTAAAtcgaatttcaaattttttttattacttctTTATAATACAACGTAGAAGcataataaatatcgaacatcCCTATTACTTAAACTTACGTAGTTTAAACTTTTGAATTAAAGCATTgcatatttatgtaatatacCTCCAATGGTTTCCCGACGGTATAGTTTAGTGTTACATCCGAAGGATCGTCAGATTTGATATCATCGTAATCTCTTTTCGAAGTTTCTTCGAATTTCATTTGTAGTCTACCTTCCTCTGCTGCTGCTTGCATCGTATTTATTATTGGATTATTCCATGATTTTCTCCCGTATTCGTCCACGGTTGTTCGCGGCATTACTATTTCATCAAGAACTTTGTCAATTTACTTTCATATCGcaagttttttattttaaggTGCAAGAGATAAGAAATGAAAACGTTTTGGGAATCATATTCAAAGAAAACGAATAGTAGAAAAACAACAAGCTCTTCTGTCTGCTCTTCTATCTGCATGTATTCATAGAAATACCAATTTGCACAGATATCCGCagtttaattagaaaattgaaaCAGGTATTGAAAAAGGTATTAAAGGAAGACGAAGCAATTTGTCAAAGTTGGATATGTGTAGCTCTCAACGAAAGATATTGTACGGGATTGAAATTTGGTGATCGAGGAGATCGGTAACCACTCTATTTATAAGTAATAAGTAGAGCGTTCACGTTATTCAAACAGAAAATTGCTATTTATTCTGAAAGAAGATTAACTTcggggaaagaagaaacgTGGGAACACGGTGACTTACCGTATCCGTTCGCGGATGTTGTTGATTCTAATTCGTAGTTTTCCAGACTTGGAGTCTTGAAAGCAATTATTGTGGGTTTATTTCGCATGTACCGGAAACTTTGTGCTAATCCTTTATTCTGCGGGCTGGAATAGGCCTGGTCTATAGATTTTAAACGCTTATGGCGTATTTCACGGTCGTTGAAGTTTCTTTCCGATTCCGATCTTGTGTAATCGCGAAGTCTGTGAAAGAAACGACTTGATCGTTTTACGTAGCcatcgaaattaattttttccgtaaaatattataatttataatagtaATAGTTCTCTAATATTTGAACAAATATgattatgaatattttgttttgttcaatataaaaacaataacatgtaattgtaattttgaAACATTAATTATTGTTACTTACACAGCTAATCTTTCACTTTTCTTCCTTCCTGGCAGCATGTTAGGTACCGAAATAGACTTTTCCAAAGGGATCCTGCTACTAAACAGCGAATGACGAAGTTGCCGCTTGTTCGATAACGTGTTGTTATCTGCTGTGcctaattttacgaagtaaaagtaaaagaataaaacGAGTAAGAATTATAGAAAGCGTCTTGGAAAGCAATTTGAGAAATTCTGATAATAATTCGAGATTTCAAATTCGAGATAGAACATGTTACGAAGCAAATAAACTTTGATTCTAAAAGACCTTCGgatttcgaataatttaacaaaattcaaataaattacCGCTTGCAGATTGTGGCGAGTGTATTATTTTTTCACTGTCAGGAACAAACACAGAATTGTCGAAACAACGATGATTTCCGTTTGTCGTATTGGTACAGAGTATCTTGTCATTGGCATTTAGTTGTTGTTTTTCGTTAAGATATCTATATCGCGAAGGAATAGGAAACGATTAAGAATGATGTATCTTTCATTTATCGTCTGTTGTCTGTCTACGTACTACATacacatgtatatgtatagcgAGAGTTTCAACTATACGGGTCAACCGATAAACAGAACTGCACGGAACTCACATTTGCTTAGGAGCATCGCTGGTGCTGCTGCAACTCTCAACAGGAAATGTATTGTTTCTTTGAAGTTTTATCTGCTCTTTCTCAAAGTACGAGTAAAGACTATTCGTCCATTCACCTACTGCTCGTATGTGAAGCCATATGTAATCTGTGAAAATCAAACATAAGATGTGTactttatgtatatatatatattataatacctGATGACTTTTCTATCTGATCAACTACGTCACCTAAACGAGATACGAACATTtgtttaaattgaaaaaaaaaaaagaaaaaggaaaacagcATTACTCGTGCGATGACTTGGTACGAATTATTTCCAGACTGCGGactatttatgcaaattcatatttttataaactatACATACTATAAAGatgtaaaagtaaaataaagatACGATTCACTAACGAGAATTTGTAACGAATACCCTATTCtagatattttgtatttagGTATCCTACATGTATACACACATATCTGCGTATTATGTACCCATATGTACGGGTTTTGTGTATTTTTTGCATAAGCGCATAAGAAACGCTAAAATAAACGCATAATTTGGAATTAGTTgtctaaaataaattatttgaaccTTCTTGTTCTGGAGCGCTGCTAATAGTGAAAGGATGCCATTCGTAACGAGCTATAACTGGAACGTTGACGAAAACATAATCGCCGGGATGGAAGACGAAATGTGGAGGTCTCTTGATGACTAAATGCGTCACTCTCGATGGTAGCAGAAGGCCTGAGCTTATGTACGTTTTTCCCAATTGTGAACGAGACCAGGCAATTCGACGTATCCTTTCCAGCATGTATATGGTACCTGGTCCTATGAACCATTTCCAGAAATTCGGTCCATGTAGTATCGTCAAAATCCAGAATGGTATGTATAATAAGTGTGACCAATAAAATATCtgtaaaatatttctgtaaagtattttctattttaagtAAGAATATCTGTAAAGTATTTTCGATTTTAAGTAAGAATATCTGTAaagtattttctattttatgcTATGTTTATTTCAATGTAGGCAGCATAGCAGCAGCGTATTAtacgataaaaatgaattGCCATATTTTATAGGAAATATCTCTCTTGAACTTGACAAATTTAGATAACAATGTTTCTTAAACGGTTACACCTTAAACGGTTTGGATTCTTCTCTAAAGTCTATCGATCGATATACTTGTTAATTTACTAACGTCTAATTGTAAGATGATGTAACGGCTGCAACGAGAGATTACTTATTACCTCGAAACATCCACCGCGTCGAACAAACGGCATGGAGCACATCGTTATTACGACAAGGAGAACGATAAGGACGACTCCAGTAGGGTTTGCATAACCTCCTATGAGCCCAAATAGAGCTGGCCGACTTGTTAATAGCCACTCATACATTGTATAGTTATTGTAGTTAAAAGCCTCGTCATACACCACAATAGTGCCTAAAAACATTTAACGcttttagaataaaattttccttaattACAGTTGATATCCGAATGAATATTACAGTTGACTAAAGAATAATTTGCGAGCATTCTTCTTGGGAAATTCGACGGAACTTTACGCACGACCCGATGATACTGTACTTTGTACAATTGTATCGTATCGTGGTATAATATGGTATCGTACCAAAATTAAGAAGGTGCATCACCGTGTGTACTACGCTGAAGATACCAATTAGAGCTCCAGTCACTTTGTGAAGATAGATATGTTGATCTAATGGTAGTACAGAATTAAAGCCATGAGTTCGTAGGAAGGTAATACACTGACGCAACATAAGAACCAGGATGAAACTGCAGTTGAAGTTTAAACACTGACCTGTATTAAAATTACGTTTATGAAAATACGAATGATATTCCGGTGTGACCAGTCTGATAATGATCAGTCAGGgtgatttataaaatatagcaAAGGCGAAACTTTTACCACAGGCACGCGCAACCATGACGTAGCCATTAGACGTTCTATATTCGTAGAGTCTTGTTAGGAATAAGGCCACATTGATTAAGACGAAGATCGAGATGAAAACGATGTAAACGTAATTGTTTTTCATATATGGCTTCGTTAACTGATAAGGGCGCAATGAAGTGGTGAGGAATTGTAATCGTGATTTTCGCTTCGTTTCCGGCTTTGGCGGTACCAGCCATCGGTCGATACTGTAATTCAATATTCGTTGTTAAGAGTTTTCTTAAGACTTTTCTTTAGTTAAGAGGATTCCCAGTTAAAATAAACGGAAAATGTGATTTTCCGATAGAGCCCTTTTCACCtaatcgataaattttctaataagcCTTCGTGCTTCTCCAATTGTTTTTTTAAGGCTTCAAAGGTGATGGCACCTCGGTTAGCTCGATCAGCATCATCAAACAGGGCCACAGTTAATTCCTCAATTTGTTCTTCGTTAAATTGTATACCATTTTCTTCCATACAGGCTCTCATCACGTGTTCCAATTCACGAAGTTGTATTAATCCGTCACCTTTTCACGAACAACAGATTTCACAACAGTTTAGATTCGATAATTTCGATTATTATAGTTAGCACTTTGTTCTTCTGAtagaaatttcgtttaatatttaaagTTACGTCACCATCTATGTCGTAAACTTTGAAGAGAAATTTTATCTTATCGTCGGGACTCTTTCCAGCGAACTGATGCATCGCATCGAGGAACTCTTGAAGCGATATCGTTCCAGAATTATCCTTGTCGAAAATTTGGAACACCCGGTCGGTGAAAAACGGctgaaaagaaattatatctGCGATTATATTTCAGGAGTATGTGAACATTTACTGTTCTTTTTATACTGTTGATAGTTGAAGTTGAATCAATGATAGATATGTATGGTAAAGTACCGAGGTGTAACAATAAGGGGTGGTGACCAATCAATGGTGtctaatattatatgtatctaatatttcgtattataaaatgaacgaaatcgaattttaaatagaaaaagaaggaaattcGAGAGAAGAAGATTAAACTGCAAATTTGAAATGTGAAATACTTATGCCTTCTGCCTACGTTCTTCGAAGTGACGATTTTGTTAAATTCTTCGCGCCTAATTTCCTTTTCATTGCCCACCGTCTGTTTAAAAAGTTTCTCCAGCCATTCCAAACTGCGCTTGTCGAAGCCGGCGAGTGGtctttgaacaaattttataagacATCAACGAGCTATTGACAAATACGTAACAAATGACGTAATAAAAGATCTTAAGAAATTAGGATATATATATTGATCAAATTTCTTTCCAGATAATTACGCGACGATAATAATGTTACCTTGTATTGCTAATGGTCGAGAGGAATTCCATGATTTGAAACGATGTTACATATCCCAAGTTTTCTTCGTCAATCcgtcgaaataatttatctacGATCTGTAATGTATGCATGTACATGTAGATCGGTGTCCTAGTAAACGTACGATAACGCTTACCTCTTTAGTAGAAAATATCTGCTGAAATTTCGGAAAAGTTACTGGATTATCGCCACATATGCTGTATGCAACGTTCTCGAGCTGGATAATAAGATCGTTTGGTTTGTCATATCTGTCACAATAACATAGAAGTTTAATACAACGTATGTAATATGTAAACGATAAATGTAAAAAGGTAGTGTTTATTTGTAACATGATTTTGCAGATAATaaatacatgtatacatataataggTCTCACTTCAATCTTCCCTTCAAGAATTCGATCCACTCATCCTGCGTCAATATTTTATCCTGATTGCGGTCGAACAATGAAAACACTTTTTCCATCAACGTCtgaaatgtatattattttgaaGATTTTAGAGAAGGTGAAAAGCGTAATTGGTATAATTTATCGAGGAAGAAATGTCTTTTCTTCCATCTTAAACCtctaaattattgaaaatcactatataatataatgatataaggaagaaaataaaaagcttGGAGTAGTAAGGATATTTTAATAAGTGATATTTTCAAAAGCTTATGATTCGAGCGAATGAGTACATATTTTCTGAGATGAAGCAGTCTCTGAAATATACTGGGTGATTGcgaactaagtgattgcgaattttgtcattaccacctaatgacaaaaaaATGTATTCTCCGTAAAAATGAACAATAACAACGcgtatagaaaatataatcgaCACAATCGATATTTACAAGATATATAACGTAAACTGGCAAGAAAGTAAATTtagttaaataaatttaattgtaattgtaattgtaaatgtaatttaGTTAACAACAAATGTTTAATAGTtggtatttcaatttttcgtaaaatatagGCACGATTAGAAATTTGTGCATGTTTAAAAAACgatcaatttacaattattttactGGAATACTTGCAGCATATTactctatatgtatattatttcacataataataaatttggaTTTTTCAGATTTTCAACTCATCGTCATACCTCTTTCATAATCATGGATGCGATTATACACCATAATACGGTAGGCATAACGgtatattgtatttgttcgaatGATATCGTGCCGCTACCACAAattacgaaaaaagaaaacccCCTCTTTAACACACTTGCTTATTTCGCGGTATAAAGTGTAAAGGGTTAACCGGGGTCCGACACCGGTAATGCCGGTAACACCGAGTAATCTTTTGTCTCGTTCCTCGTTTCTCTGTTCGAGAAACAGGATCATCATCGAGTAAAAATCGATCGAACACGACCGAATGACGAGCACTGAATATGCCGGAGGCATGAAACGTGAAGCGTGAGGCTGAACGAGGCTCGTTGGCTCCGGGCAATCGGTCACCTTGATCGAAATCTCCGGCCTTCGATAAATCCCATTGCCGTTACCTCCGGTCCCGTCTCCGTTGTCTCTCATTTTCCCTTGAGCGAGCGAATTCTCCGATATTAAATCATTCCTCTGCTCGATAACGATCTAACCTTGGCGTTATTTGCTTTCAATGGAAAGCACGACCTTGTCTTATTTCTTATCGTTTTGTCTCTTTTCAGCTTTCCTAAAACCGCCCAATACCTATGCAATCTTTCTCCTTTAATCAGACAGTTACTTATAATTGCCCCCTGACTTCGACTCTTGAATCACCGAACGGctgatatacatacatatctgTATATTCCCTGAATATGTACTGTTCAACATTCACCATGTTTCGTAACATTTTGGTCAAGTTTTCTTAGTATGGTTTTAGTTAGTACGTTTAAGCTGAGATTCTTCtttacctacctacctacctacctacctctCTAGATTGCTAGAAGCTCTAGATTGCTAGAAGCTCTAGATTGCAACAATCGCTTCTAAAATCTTGTTCGTTGTAAGATCAGGATTTCTTCTGGTATACGTagctatattaaaatatatatgtatatagtatgtacatatgtatctgGAGTTTACCGTTTTACTTCCCTTTATGTGCCCATGATACACCATGGTACGCTTTCACCATGATAATGAAAGTGGAATGAGAAAATCGGAATCGGCCCGATAGCATCTTTTTCCGTTCGTTctaattttattctaattttattcGTAACTATTCGTTTGTTTCTTGTGTACATGTAgagatatgtacatatgtagaGTATAGATACCGCTGTGTAACATTATCTCTATACGTGTGTGTAATATCTCaaaatattagaatttatattatatttgtattatattatattatatttgtgaGATTATTAATACACGTAATGAATGAAAAGAGATaaacatttcgaaattttcataaaaatatttacttccGATCGACTCGATTATTAAGTTAGTAAAATATTCACCAGATCCAGCAACAGTTGTTTAAACGAGTCTCTGTTGTGACGAACCACGCCGTTCACCCCGATTATACGGGAACACTCTTCCAAGGTGGTCGCTCTCCTCCTTTCGATTAATTCTTCCTCCATATGGTTTGCGTCGCtttccatttaaaaaattttttgccacagcttttattaaataacaaataatttcttcCAACAAATAATTcctataataaattaaataacaagTAATTCCtatgataaataaaaagagaaggaatATATCACTGTACGCATTAACGTTTACAAAAGATTTGATCTAgtataaaagatattaaagAATACACTGCAGGCCACGATCGTATTATTTCAAACTGTTCCGTCAAATTTTGAATACTTTGGGGAGAAGTTAAGTTAACGAATCGAATCGTTCCACTTTAAGGTTCTTGTTTATCTTTTTCACCGTATCGAATAGGATTTTATCAACACTTTACACAGGATTCTTCATTTTAATCGAAGAatagcatttttttttttttttttttatgtagcCGTAAAAAGTTTTAGTcgattaatttatattcaatacTTTAACAGAACATATTTTACTTCGAGTCAATTGAACGGAAGAAAGGAAACGATGTAAACACTTATGTATCAGAATCAGAATCACACTCTTGTTTACAAGTCGCGACTTGGTTCGTTGATAAACGCAGACTAACGAACGACGATCGATTGCTATTGACGAAAGCCGAGAAAGAAAGACCACCCATCTCCACTTCTTCACCGTCAAATCTATCCCGACGAGAATTTTTGGAACACGTTTCAGATCTACGAAACGGAATGGGGGGGGGGGCGGATGCCTTTCGTTTACAATAAAGATCATGCAATCGAACAGAGAAACAGACAGACGAATAAACAGTCAACCTTTCACTTCTTGAGTCAtcgtctctttttttttcgttccttccgtttctttttttccgcCTCCTCCATAAtttccctttcttcttttttcttcctctattttccgattttttatcggaataaataaatatcggtataaataataaatacccTTTACACACTGTCGCTTCTATAAGAGATTTCgtgcatgtatgtatgtatgtatgtagtCCTGATGTAACTCCGATTAATCCCGTTTTATAAACTGTTTTGTAAGCCATAATTTATATGTACCAAATGAATTTTCGTTTAGTTTCACTTATTCGTTCACTTATTTTCTATCGTTACATACGGTGATTTGCGAAACAGATGCCAAAGGCCATTGCACCTCGATCTCGATTATAACAAAATCTCTTATATTCGACTAGGTAATTTCGAATGGACGGGGAAGCTTAAAAATCTCGTATCTATAATAGAAACAACGAAAACAGACAGACGAAACTGAACAACGAAGCATTTAAAACTTTAAACGAACCAGCGAACTTCGATTGAGAATTTCATCAGTCGCAATCGTACTCCCGTCAATATTCtctgaattttttttataaatgcatATATTTGATCAAAACGGATTATTGTAAACttacaattaattttcgacgagaaagaaaaagtgaatacatatacgtattttCGTATGTggtatttatgaaaataccAGTTTAAATACTTTCTGCATTCCAAAGATTATTAAGAAGATACGTTGTTCTCATGCACGAGAGAGGAATATTTCAAGGAAAAATACTGCAAAATATCCTTTCCTTATTtccattcgtttctttttatccCGACACCCCTCGCACATCATTCGCTCTTCTTTTTCATGTTCACTTGcaatcttttcttttcatctttattttctacCTTCCTTACTTACCCTAAAGGTAGAAGTCTTATCAAtgcggaattataaattaggtgtacatatataacatgCTCTCTCaaaactttgaaataaaattttctaattggaaatcttaaaatatacatgtacatattttcaatgaagtgcaaaataaatatttttgatttaGTTAACGACGATCGTTATTCTTTACCCTTGAAAACGGGAGAACAAAAATGccgaaaaaaaataaatatggtTACGTATGTACAATGTATCTACATTTTAATCTCAATCATAGCTTACTTTAGATTTTTGCGGCGGGCCTTGTGATTTCGAAGAGATCATAGTATCCTGCTAGTTCTGTATGCTTATAACTTGAAAAGTTTTCGGGTGAAATAGCGAGCGATAAGCCCGGTATCTTGGATCTTGTATCTATTTGATCAACCATCCGAACCAATTTACCGATCGGCCAGCAGATGATCTAAATTTCGACATTCAGGATTCGAAAAGATGATGTGACCGCATCTATCAATCGAATCGATACAAGAGGCGAAAGAGTCTTATTAACCGTGAAAGATGGATTCGATGTACTTGGAGATATTTTATGGCGGCTAACATTTTTGTCTCCTAATAGGAGATAATTGCTTCGTCCGTCCCCTATCCGGATCGATGATGTTTGGTAAATATCATGGAGATTCGTTTCACCtgctaaatattataacaacgTGTACTTGCGCGGTCTAacaacaagtgataaaacagtggaaaaaggagaaggagCGGCGCAGACTTGATTTCATTCCGCGTGGTTCGATACTCGCCAGATTCACTCACTTAAATTACATTGATTTTTCATACATGATTCCtatatacttatttatatatatatatatatacatatatatatatatatatatatattaatatataatatatatatatatatgcttaCAATTCTAATTTACTGGTCTCAATTAAAGATTTCCTTTGTCTATTACATTAGATTTGTTTATTAGATGGATACATGCTTTTGaaaactttttattaattctattagtATAGTAATGTTATTATGGTATTTTACTTTGTTAATAGTGCATTTTACGATTGCATCGTTCACACACTCCGATTAGTCGCTATAAATcgtttaaaagtaaaatagcAATTTACTATTTTCGATGATACTTAAATATATACTCGTACATACGACATGTCGTCGCAAATAAACAATATCTTTCTTCATGGTTGATACATACTGGTCAACTTCTGTTATtgaaaacagaaaataaaattaatcgattaCACCTATAGTTGTTTGCattacatgtacatatatgtaggTTGAATAGAACGAATCAACTGGTTGCAAAGATGCTGGCGTGTTACCGTGGACCGATGGATAGGAAGTCTCCAAATGCATATGCTATGGTATAACATCCATTTGATCGTCAGCCTCGAGCAAGTGTTGAAACTTTAACTCAATTCTTCACTGAAAATATGGCAATAACTGAAATAACAGTTCGATTTTCCGACGTGGTTACACCTAGATCTAATTTCGTAAATATGGATAACACGTTAACTTATAACTAATAATACACGTATGCGTACGTTTTTGAGAATCGTTTctttacattattttcttgATTGTTAGACATACAATGACGATTGTTTAGAGGTTAAACTGTTACATATAGTTAGTTTTACACAACGTGTTATACTGCTTTTTATAACtctacatatgtacatatgtattatgACATGTGTATTTTGCACATTATCATGAGAAACAGATTGTATTTAATAGGATCCAGatgtaaaatacaaaagataattaaaaaggaaataagtaaaaatagaTCTTATTGATCTTAACTTTATGTTTTATTATGAttagtatatatttttcttcacgAACCTTTCGCGAGGACTATAAGAATAACCCAACATACGCTGGACGACGGTTATTTTGTAACATTGAATTActtattttaaatactttataCTTTCATCATTTATCCTCCATACAATGCTATACAATACACAaattaatgtataatatatacatatacatatatataattatcatatactaatatatatacatatacatatatatcatataatatagaatatatgtatataatgtaaaatacgtataattataacaaaatttgatgcaaatattaaataacgaagaagaaaaacttAAAAAGGACGAAGGATGTAACAAAACCATCGTTTAATCACTTTTCTTATTACCGCTTGAACAAAGGCATTTGCTATGTTCGTCGTTTAAGCGGTCATACTCCTTGGTAAGAGATTCAGCTTGTGATTTTATTGcttctttatctttcttttcttttgtgaGCTGATGTTCCAATTCTTGATTTTTCGTTTGCAGCTCCTTAACTTGATTCTTCCATTCTGTTATTTCTTCGTCGTGAGCTTCGTTTGAGTCATTTTGTGCAATCTCTCCGATTGTTTTTTGCGACAATAAATGTTTCGCTGTTGTAGTAGCAGATTCAGCCTGACGCATAGCTGCTTCATTTTGTGCCAACAGAGTGGCTTGAGTAGAGATTAAAATCACAAGTCGATGTATAACAAGACTTAAAAACAGTGCGAAACCAGCTATGTAAAAGTTTCGTTCCGCTCTGAATAATCTCATATTGCCTACGTAAAGTAATAATGGAATAGAAATTAGTTCCCCAAATAGATAAAATACCATAAATATACCactagaaatatatatatatacacacacacctTGCATTTCAGCATTCAAATGATATTCTTTATGTTCGGTAACTGTAGAATATTTTCGCATTTCTCTAATAGCGTCCAATAGAAACAAAACCAATATTCCAAGTAAAAATAAGAAGTAAACTGATGCTTGACTACTTAAACTTTTTagaaatttagatttaaaaAGCTTCTGCCATCTtttaggtgaaataattggtaatactaataataaaactactacaatttcaaaataaagaaatccaGCAATTAAAGTCCAGTGCAGGCTCATGTTTATTTGTTATTGTAACGGATTTACACATCTGAAATAtcatatagaaaaattattattgtcaataataataataattacatacatacatacaagaACAACTTACTGAAATTAATAGCAATAAAGTATTAAATTCAAACTAACTGTTCATCGTCTGCATTAACAATTtgaataaatgtaattaattatagaaacATAAACAAactagaaaatatataataatattggaCTCGTACTAACATGTAATAAGAattagataaaaattattagatCAGTTATTTATGATCtagaaatttgtttaactGAAATGAAACTTTAATTGATTGACATCGATCAAATTCTATCTGTACATATAACTGCAAATGTTT
Coding sequences within it:
- the LOC126873247 gene encoding NADPH oxidase 5 isoform X2, with amino-acid sequence MESDANHMEEELIERRRATTLEECSRIIGVNGVVRHNRDSFKQLLLDLTLMEKVFSLFDRNQDKILTQDEWIEFLKGRLKYDKPNDLIIQLENVAYSICGDNPVTFPKFQQIFSTKEIVDKLFRRIDEENLGYVTSFQIMEFLSTISNTRPLAGFDKRSLEWLEKLFKQTVGNEKEIRREEFNKIVTSKNPFFTDRVFQIFDKDNSGTISLQEFLDAMHQFAGKSPDDKIKFLFKVYDIDGDGLIQLRELEHVMRACMEENGIQFNEEQIEELTVALFDDADRANRGAITFEALKKQLEKHEGLLENLSISIDRWLVPPKPETKRKSRLQFLTTSLRPYQLTKPYMKNNYVYIVFISIFVLINVALFLTRLYEYRTSNGYVMVARACGQCLNFNCSFILVLMLRQCITFLRTHGFNSVLPLDQHIYLHKVTGALIGIFSVVHTVMHLLNFGTIVVYDEAFNYNNYTMYEWLLTSRPALFGLIGGYANPTGVVLIVLLVVITMCSMPFVRRGGCFEIFYWSHLLYIPFWILTILHGPNFWKWFIGPGTIYMLERIRRIAWSRSQLGKTYISSGLLLPSRVTHLVIKRPPHFVFHPGDYVFVNVPVIARYEWHPFTISSAPEQEGDVVDQIEKSSDYIWLHIRAVGEWTNSLYSYFEKEQIKLQRNNTFPVESCSSTSDAPKQIYLNEKQQLNANDKILCTNTTNGNHRCFDNSVFVPDSEKIIHSPQSASGTADNNTLSNKRQLRHSLFSSRIPLEKSISVPNMLPGRKKSERLAVLRDYTRSESERNFNDREIRHKRLKSIDQAYSSPQNKGLAQSFRYMRNKPTIIAFKTPSLENYELESTTSANGYVMPRTTVDEYGRKSWNNPIINTMQAAAEEGRLQMKFEETSKRDYDDIKSDDPSDVTLNYTVGKPLEIFLDGPYGAPSSHIFQAQHAVLIATGIGVTPFASILQSIMHRYWKARHTCPKCKFSWASEIPATVMHLRKANFFWINRDQRSFEWFVNLLSQLEMEQAELGIAMERFLEMHMYITSALQKNDMKAVTLQLAMDLVHQMEKRDLITGLKTRTNAGRPNWDKVFKQLQDQKKGKVTVFYCGPPQLARILRYKCDQFGFIFRKESF
- the LOC126873247 gene encoding NADPH oxidase 5 isoform X4, yielding MISSKSQGPPQKSKTLMEKVFSLFDRNQDKILTQDEWIEFLKGRLKYDKPNDLIIQLENVAYSICGDNPVTFPKFQQIFSTKEIVDKLFRRIDEENLGYVTSFQIMEFLSTISNTRPLAGFDKRSLEWLEKLFKQTVGNEKEIRREEFNKIVTSKNPFFTDRVFQIFDKDNSGTISLQEFLDAMHQFAGKSPDDKIKFLFKVYDIDGDGLIQLRELEHVMRACMEENGIQFNEEQIEELTVALFDDADRANRGAITFEALKKQLEKHEGLLENLSISIDRWLVPPKPETKRKSRLQFLTTSLRPYQLTKPYMKNNYVYIVFISIFVLINVALFLTRLYEYRTSNGYVMVARACGQCLNFNCSFILVLMLRQCITFLRTHGFNSVLPLDQHIYLHKVTGALIGIFSVVHTVMHLLNFGTIVVYDEAFNYNNYTMYEWLLTSRPALFGLIGGYANPTGVVLIVLLVVITMCSMPFVRRGGCFEIFYWSHLLYIPFWILTILHGPNFWKWFIGPGTIYMLERIRRIAWSRSQLGKTYISSGLLLPSRVTHLVIKRPPHFVFHPGDYVFVNVPVIARYEWHPFTISSAPEQEGDVVDQIEKSSDYIWLHIRAVGEWTNSLYSYFEKEQIKLQRNNTFPVESCSSTSDAPKQIYLNEKQQLNANDKILCTNTTNGNHRCFDNSVFVPDSEKIIHSPQSASGTADNNTLSNKRQLRHSLFSSRIPLEKSISVPNMLPGRKKSERLAVLRDYTRSESERNFNDREIRHKRLKSIDQAYSSPQNKGLAQSFRYMRNKPTIIAFKTPSLENYELESTTSANGYVMPRTTVDEYGRKSWNNPIINTMQAAAEEGRLQMKFEETSKRDYDDIKSDDPSDVTLNYTVGKPLEIFLDGPYGAPSSHIFQAQHAVLIATGIGVTPFASILQSIMHRYWKARHTCPKCKFSWASEIPATVMHLRKVDFFWINRDQRSFEWFVNLLSQLEMEQAELGIAMERFLEMHMYITSALQKNDMKAVTLQLAMDLVHQMEKRDLITGLKTRTNAGRPNWDKVFKQLQDQKKGKVTVFYCGPPQLARILRYKCDQFGFIFRKESF